Sequence from the Thermosinus carboxydivorans Nor1 genome:
GCGGAATACAATGTAGCAGACATGGCGACAAGGGGCGAGAAAACATGAGCATGCAAAAGCGGTTTAGCCGGTGGAACGAATGGCTGGCCCGGCGGATGTTTTTGCTGGTGCTATTGGCGTTGGGCCTTGGTTTTAGTGTGAAGCTGCCGGCAGGGCCGGCTGTTAAAGGGACGGTGATTGTCCTTTTTGCTTACATGACTTTCGTTACTTCCATCGGCGTTAGTTTTCGTCAGTTTTTTCGCGTTCTCAGCCGCCCATGGGTGCCGCTGTGGGTGCTTGTTCTTGTCCACGTTGTTACACCGCTGGTGGCGTGGGGGGCGGGCCAGCTTTTTTATCCCGATGATGCCCAGCTGCGCCTGGGCTATCTTATCGGTGCCTCTATTCCCATTGGCGTAACGTCGATAATCTGGACATCGCTTACAAAGGGCAATTTGGCCGTGTCGTTGGTGGCGGTTACTCTCGATACCCTGGCAGCCCCGGTGCTGTATCCGCTGTTTTTCAAGGTAGTGGCCGGGCAGGCGCTGGCTTTTGATTTTGCCGGCATGGTATTGGAACTTCTGGGGATGATTACCATCCCCAGTCTGGCGGGTATGGCCCTCCATGATGCAGGGGGCGGCCGGTTTGCCCGGTTTGCCAAAACGGCCGGCGGCTGCAGCGCGAAAGTAGCTTTTTTTCTCGTTGTCTTTATTAACGCCTCGCTGGTGGCCCCGGCAATGGAGTGGAGCCTGACGCTGCTAAAAATGCTGCTGGTCAGCTTGCTGATGGTGACCGCCGCCTATGCGGTGGGTTTTCTTGGCTCCTTCTTCTTACGGGTGCGGTCGCGCGACATTGTCATGGCCATGATTTACAATGTGGGCCTGCGTAATATCGCTTTTGGCCTGGTGGTAGCGTTAACGTACTTTCCGCCGGTGGTGGCGGTGCCGGTGACGCTGTTTATGCTGTATCAGCAACCGCTGGCTACCATTATTCCCTATTTGTTTGCCCGGTTTGACCGCCTGTGTCGGTCGGAATAAACCCGGCTGGGAACAGGCTTTTGCCAGGGCAAAGCGGTTCACTATTAGGTTACGGCCATAATCGGGGCGGTGGCAGCGGAATAATAAAAGGAAGCAGGAGCGAGGATAGTCAACAGGGAATTGATGGAGAGTGACAATATTGTTGCCGCAAAGGACGGAGATAGATGAAATTACCGCAGGTTTTTCTGGAAAAAATGCAGGATCTGCTGGGCGGCGAATTCGCCGCTTTTCGCCAGAGCTATGAGCAGCCGCGGGCGGCGGGGCTTCGGGCGAACAGCCTGAAAGTGACGGCGGCAAATCTGCGCGAGCTTTTGCCGTTTGCCGTCGAGCCGGTGCCATGGTGCCCGGACGGCTTTTATTACGATGATACCGCTGTACGGCCGGCCAAACACCCCTACTTTTATGCCGGACTGTATTATATCCAGGAACCGAGCGCCATGCTGCCGGCCCAGATGCTGTCCGCCCAGCCGGGAGAGCGGGTGCTCGACCTGTGCGCCGCCCCGGGCGGCAAGTCGGTGCAGCTTGCCGGTCAATTGGCGCGGCAAGGACTACTCGTTGCCAACGACATTCATCCGCAGCGGGCGAAGGCGCTGCTAAAAAATCTCGAGCGGTGCGGCGCCGTTAACGCCGTGGTGTGTAATGAAACGCCTGACCGTTTGGCCCGAGTCTTCACCGGCTTTTTCGATAAAATTTTGGTCGACGCCCCCTGCTCCGGGGAAGGCATGTTCCGCAAAGACCCGGACATGGTCCGGGCATGGAGCGAGCAGGCGGTGACCAAATACGCCGCCTGGCAGGCGGACATCCTTCGCCATGTCCCGGCCATGCTGCGCCCCGGCGGCACGGTTGTATACTCAACATGCACCTTCTCGCCCGAAGAAAATGAGGAACAGATAGGCCGGTTTCTCGTCGGCCATCCGGATTTCGCGTTAGAAGGCAGCGAGCGGCTGTGGCCTCATAAGGTACGGGGCGAAGGGCATTTTGCGGCCAAAATGACCCGCCGACAGACGTCTGCCGGGGACGAGCCTGTTTCGGCGTTGCCCCGGCGGACGCCGCTTGCACCGGCGGTGCGGCAGGCGCTGGCTGACTTTGCCCGTCAGGTATGGGGTCACGCCGACGCCTGGGCAGCGTGGCTGCCGGAGGACGGTACGGTTGTTGAGCGGGCCGGCCATGTCCTGTGGGAAAGCGCTGCTCTTCCTGACTTAAAAGGGCTAAAAATCTTGCGTTCCGGCTGGCTGCTCGGCACGGTGGAAAAGGGGCGGTTTCGCCCCAGTCAGGCGCTGGCCCTTGGTTTGCCAGAGCCGGCCGTCGCCAATGCCCGGCAGCGCTGTGACTTTACTGCCCGGGATGAAGCGGGGCGGTATGCCGCCGTCCGCTATTTGCGCGGCGAGACCGTCCAAGTGGACGAACGGGATTGGCCGGCCGGCTGGCATCTGGTGACGGTGGACGGCTTCGCCTTGGGGTGGGCTAAGGGCGCCGGCGGCTGGCTGAAAAACGAATATCCTCCCGGCTGGCGCTGGGAGGACGGGGAGGAAGGATGAGATGGCCGGCAAAGAGCGGCAGCGGCTGGACAAAGTGCTGGCTCATTTGGGTTATGGTTCACGGCGGGAAATTAAAAAAATGGTAAAGGCCGAGCGTGTCATCGTCAACGGCGCGGTTGTCCGCGACCCGGAGCTGCATGTTTTTCCCTGGCAGGATCGCATCGAAGTGGATGGTGAGCCCATCCATTACCGTGAATATATTTATTTAATGATGAATAAGCCCCAGGGCGTACTATCGGCCACCGAGGATGCGGCCGGTAAAGTGGTGGTCGACCTGCTGCGGCCCGAGCATAAGGCTTTTGCCCCCTTTCCTGTCGGCAGGCTGGATAAGGATACCGAGGGACTGCTGCTATTGACCAACGATGGCCAGCTGGCCCACCGGTTGCTTGCGCCGAAAAAGCATGTGCCGAAGCGTTACTACGCCCGAGTGAAGGGCGTAGTAACCGATGAGGACAAGGGAGCTTTCCAGGCTGGCATTACGCTCGACGACGGCTACCGAACGCTGCCGGCCGAGCTAACCATTTTGCACGCCGGTCCGGTGTCGGAGGTCGAACTGGTCATATATGAAGGTAAATTCCATCAGGTTAAGCGCATGTTTGCCGCCCGAGGGAAAACGGTTACTTACCTCAAACGGCTGGCCATGGGAGCATTGGTTTTGGACGAAAAATTAGCTCCCGGCGAGTACCGGGAGCTGACAGCAGACGAACTGGCGTCGCTCGGCGCAGTTCAAGTTTCGTAGACCACTTTGCCGCCGACGATGGTGCACACGGCCCGGGTAGCGGGGATGGCTTCCGGCGGGATCGCCAAAATATCCTGTGACAGAACGACGATGTCGGCCAGCTTGCCAGGCGTAAGGGAGCCTTTTTCGTGCTCGGCAAATTCAGCATAGGCGCCGCTCACAGTGTAGGCGCGGACGGCTTCTTCTACCGTTACTTTTTGTTCTGGTACCCAGCCGTCCGGATATTGGCCATCTTTGGTGCGGCGGGTTACAGCAGCATAAATGCCGAGGAAGGGGCTGAGGGGTGCGACCGGCCAGTCGGTGCCGAAAGTGACGGTGACGCCGGCATCTAACAGGGAGCGGAAGGCGTAAGTGTAGCGGCAGCGGGCGGCGCCCAGGCGGCGTTCGGCCCAGCCGCCGTCGTCGAGGATGTGGGCCGGCTGCACGGAGGCGATAACGCCCAGGGCGGCCATACGCTTAATATCTTCCGGGCGCAGGTGCTGGGCGTGCTCGATGCGGAAGCGCCGGTCACGGGGCCCATTGGCGGCCATGACCGCGGCAAAAATATCAAGCAGTAAATGGTTGGCACGGTCGCCGATGGCGTGGACGGACACGCTTAAGCCGGCCCGGTCGGCAGCGCCGATGCGCTCCTGCATGCTGCCAGGGGGATACATCTCGTCTTGCAGCAGGCCGGCAGTGTGGGGGGCATCACAGTAGGGCTCGAACATATATGCAGTGGCCGAGCCGAGGGAACCGTCAACAAACCCCTTGACCCCGCCCAGCCGCAGCCACTTATCCGCCGGCGCCCCCTCGGCGCGGAGGGCAACCTGCTGTTGCCAGCTAGTCAAAGGCGTGCGGGCGTAAATGCGCAACGTCAGTAGTCCGCGGGCGTGAAACCGGCAAAAGGCATTCCAGTCGTGCCAGTCTTTCCAGGCGGTTACGTCCTGCACCGAAGTCACGCCCAGCGCTGCGGCATGGCGGAGGGCGGCGGCCAGCGCCGCATCATATTCCTTTTCCTCAGGCGGCGGAATGACGCGCTGCACCAACTCCATGGCGGCGTCCCTAAGGATTCCGGTAGGCTCGCCGGTCGCCGGGTCGCGATCGAGCTGGCCGCCGGCCGGGTCGGTCGTAGTACGGGTAATACCGGCAAGGGTGAGGGCGGCGCTGTTGGCGACGGCCATATGCAGGTCGCTGCGGGTTACAAAGACAGGGTGGTTAGGTGTATAAGGGTCGAGCAAGGCTTTGTCCGGCAGCTTGCCGTCCGGCCATTCTTCCTGGTCCCAGCCGCCACCGGTCACCCACTGGCCGGGCGGCAGGGCGCGAGCCCGGCGGGCGATTGTCTCCGCGAACGCCTGGCGGGTAGCCGTTCCCCGCAGGTCAAGAGTAAGCAGCTGGAGACCGCCCATCAGCAGATGGGTGTGATTATCAATGAAGCCCGGCAGTGCCCGCCGGCCAGCAAGGTTGATAAGTTCGGTGCGCCGAGCGCGGTAGGGGCGGACCGTTGCTTCATCACCTACGGCCAGGATACGGTCGCCGCTGATGGCGACAGCCGTGGCGGCAGGACATGCCGCATCGCCAGTCCAAAACAGCCCATTATACAGGATAAGATCGGCGGTCGGGGTAGTCATAGCATACCTCCCGGTTTCCATATTTTTTATAATACGGCGCAGATGAACTGCCAGCAGCCTTAACTGGATTTTAGGATATAGATTCCGGCGATCATAAAGCCGATACCGATAAGCGACCGTCCGATCGATACTTTATCGCCGAGGATGACGATCGAAAAGAAGAGGAGAAATAGATAATAGATAAGCGTTATTTTGTTTTTTCCACGAAATGCACGATTTTCCTGCCGTCGCCTCGCCAGCCGCGCTTGCGGCGCTTGCCGTTATTTTTGGCTGGGCAAGCAGACGTTCGGCAGGGAATTTGGTAGAAGCAAGCGAACTCAATTTTTGAATATTATGGCCATGCTTTGCGGGAGAGAAAACAATTGTTGACACGCCGACAATTTTTGAAATTGTTCGCCACAACGGTTGCGGTAACGAGCGCCTTGGAACTTGTTATGCAGATGCCTACCGGCAGTGGTGCCGCCAACCGGGAAATTCCTATCTTGCTTTATCACCGGGTAGGACATACCCGCGGCCACCTCACCGTCTCGCCCGAGCGGTTCGCCGCCGATTTGGCCGAACTGGCCGCCGCTGGCTACCGGACAATTACCCTTGAGCAGTTTGAAGCATTTCTCCAGGACCGCAATGTTGAACTGCCTGATAAACCGCTGCTCATCACTTTCGACGATGGATACCGGGATAACTACGAGCAGGCTTTTCCTCTTTTGCAGCGGTACAATATGCAGGCCGCCTTTTTTATCATTACCGGGATGATCGGTCAGCCGGAGCGGCTGTCGGGCGCTCAGATCAGGGAGATGGCCGGCGCGGGCATGTCCTTTGGTTCCCATACCGTCAGCCACCGCAGCCTGGGTGACCTGCCGGTGCCGGAAATTCAGCAGGAGCTGGCCCTCTCCAAGTTTGACCTGGAGGACTTACTTGGCCGACCGGTGCGCTCCATCGCCTATCCCAAGGGCAGCTATAATTACGATACGATCAAACTGGCCGAGGAAAACGGCTATGTCGCCGGGTTTACCACCCTTCACGGCAAAAGCTCAAAGAAGACCCACCCATTTGCCTTGCGGCGCATCCCCTTGTTCAGTTTTGACGGCGATATTTGGACGATTATGGCCAAACGGGGGCGGGCGGAGTGAAAAGCAAAAGCATCAGGACCATCTCGTCAGTCCTGATGCTTTTATATTGCCCGTCGGATCCTAAAACATGCCTTTTTTCCATAGGGTAAATGCACTGATACCGGTAATAGTTGTCGACAACAGGAATACATAGAAGAACCCATAATCACTGTCTTTAAAGGGTACATCGACGTTCATCCCCCAGAAACTGGCAATTACTGTGGGAATGGCCAGCAAGATGGTCATGGCCGCGAGAAATTTCATGACTATGTTTAGATTGTTGGAAATGATGGAAGCAAAGGCATCCATCATGCTGCTAAGGATGTTGCCATACATTTCGACCATTTCGATGGCCTGCTTGTTTTCAATGATGACGTCTTCCAAGAGGTCTTCGTCTTCTTCATACATTTTAATCAGGTGCTGCAGTTGGGTGTTGCTGCGCAGGCGCAGCAACTTTTCCAGTACGATGCCGTTGGACCGCAGCGATGCGGTGAAATAGGTAAGGCCTTTTTGTAATTCTAGGAGTTGGAAAAATTCCTGATTTTGCATCGACTGCCGGAGCTGCAGTTCAATATCGTCGGAGCGGCGGTTGATTTGCTCGAGATATTTAAGATACAGCGTGGCCGATTTGTACAGGATTTGAAACAGAAACCGCGTCTTTTTAAAGGTGCTGAAGGTTTTGGCAGTGGCGCTGTTGAAGCAGGCCAGGACGTCGTTGGGCTCCAGACAGACTGTGATAAAGCAGTCAGCGGTGATAATAATGCCGAGCGGCAGCGTATCGTACATGTCTTTGCCCCGCATAATGGGAATGTTGGTAATTACCAGTACATAGTTATCCTCGATTTCCACACGGGACCGTTCTTCCTCGTCCAGCGCCGCCTTGATGACGTCGTGCGGCAGACTAGTAACGGCCGCAACGGCGTCGATTTCTTCTGCCGTGGGGTTGATAAGGTTATACCATGCCCCCTTGACCGGTGTCGAATTAAGCGACAGTTCGTACAGCGTTTCACAATTGCTCTTATAGATTTTGAGCACGGTGTTTCCTCCTTTCGTGTGGGGAAACACCCATTCTTGTATTTCTAAAACTTAGAAAAGCAAGAAAAATGGATATTTCCCCTCTTTTGTTGTAAAAATAATCGTGTCGATGAACTAGGTCGGTCTACATCCATTTTTCTCACCTGCCCGAGTTTTTTTATCTGTTTACTTAAACTATAATCCTATATACTATAATAGTCAATAGAAAGGATAAAAATAACCGCGCATCGTAAGGGTTGGTGCAAAATTTCCCAGGCGCATATTAGTTGACAAGGTTTTTGTTGACTGCTATAATACTAAATGTGTCGGGCACGGAGGGGTGTCCGAGTGGTTTATGGAGCTGGTCTTGAAAACCAGTGATCCCGCAAGGGACCGTGGGTTCGAATCCCACCCCCTCCGCCATTCGCGCAGGATGGTGGGAAAAGTAGCATATACGGAGTGGTACTCAAGTGGCTGAAGAGGACGGTTTGCTAAATCGTTAGGGGTCGTAAGGCCCGCGAGGGTTCAAATCCCTCCCACTCCGCCATACATAACAACAGCGGCTATCGGGCAAAGGTCGATGGCCGTTTTTATTTTGCCCTGACAGGAGAAAATTTCCTGTAGGATGAAGCAGGATTTTAAAAAAATCGGGAGAATAACCATTATGGCAAAATGCCAACCCGGCCAACGCAGCTACGGCGGGATTGCCGATAAGGGTGAGCGGAAATGGGACAACACGAAACAATTTATATCGTTGGGAATGCGAAAGCGGGGCAGAATAATCCCATCACCCTTAATTACGGTCAGTTTTTTATCGCTTTTGTCGTCCACCGGGAAACGGGCGAGATATTGGAATGCGGCGCCTCGGTGATGCTGGATGTGACCAACCGGTTTATTCGGCAGCTGTTTGTCGGAAAAAGCATGGAAACCAGTCCGTTTGAGGTGCAGAAAGAATTGGAAGCACGCTATTTCGGCTCTTCGCAGAAGGCGATTTTAACAGCCTTTAAGGACGCGCAGCGGAAATTTAATCTTTACAAGCAGGGTGAAAAAGTCGACCTGCAGGGTATATAATTTTAAGCAAGTAAATAAGAGCGCTGCTTCATTTATCATGCGTAAATGAAATCCAGCGGAAAACCCGGTGCTGTACCGGCTGTTTCCGGCTGGATTTTTGTTTGCTTGCCGGCGGGTCGACCGCAACAACCAGTGGAGGGTGATACGCCATGAAGATTACCGCAATCAAGGTCGGAAAAGTACGCATACCCCTGAAAAAGCCGTTTAAGACGGCCCTGCGCACGGTATATGCCGCGGAAGACATTGTTGTTAAGGTTATTACTGATGAGGGGGTTATAGGGTTTGGCAGCGCTGCGCCGACCGCCGTCATCACCGGCGATACCCAGGGCGCCATTGTGGCCGCCATCTGGGACTGTATTGCCCCGAAGATCATCGGGATGGAAGCCGACCGGCTGGAGGAGTTGATGGCCGCACTGGACGGGGCCGCGGTCCATAATACCAGCGCCAAGGCGGCCGTAGACATCGCGCTGTACGACCTTTTCGGCAAAATTCACGGCCTGCCGGTATACAAGCTGTTCGGTGGCTACCGGCGGGAAGTGACGACCGACCTGACAATAAGCGTCAATTCTCCGGAAGAGATGGTCCAGGACGCGTTGGAAGCGGTAGCGGCCGGCTACTCGGAACTGAAGATCAAGGTAGGTACCGATGCCGAGCTGGATATCCGCCGGGTCAAGGCCGTTCGCCAGGCCGTCGGGCCGGCCGTCAAGATCCGCTTGGATGCCAACCAGGGCTGGAAGCCCAAAGAAGCGGTCCGTACCATCCGGCGCATGGAAGACCTGGGACTGGCGATTGAACTGGTCGAGCAGCCGGTTGCGGCGCAAGACCTCGAAGGGCTGAAATTTGTCACCGATCACGTCGAAACAGATATTTTGGCCGACGAGGCTGTCTCCGGCCCGGCAGATGCCTTCCGCATCCTCGCGATGCGGGCCGCTGACCTGATTAATATTAAACTGATGAAAGCCGGCGGTTTGCACAATGCCCTTAAAATTTGCCATTTGGCGGAAACCATGGGCGTTGAGTGCATGATGGGCTGTATGCTTGAGAGCAAAATCGGCATCACGGCGGCGGCCAGCTTTGCCGCCGCGAAAAAGAACATTACCCGGGCCGATCTGGATGCGGCCGTGCTGCTGGCGGAAGACCCCGTATTAGGTGGCGTGGCTTTCGACCAAAATCGGATTTTACTGCCGGAGGCGCCGGGTTTTGGCGTCGAAGACGTAAAAGGTTGGCAGGAAATCTGATCTGGCCGGGTGGTGCGCTCAGCATGCGGCGCTTTGGCCGGACAGTTTTCCATATAGGCGGTACAAGGGAGGAGAGACAGCTGACAGCGGCTAGTGAACAGTACGTAGAATTTTAGCAAGAAAGAAGGAGGAAGTTCATTTGGGCATTGTTATTTCGTTGATTGTCACTTTTTGGGTCGGCTATCTTATAACCCGCAAGTACAAGCCACAGCCGGTCTTGTTCATGGCCGGCCTGATCCTGATGTTCTGCGGGGTGGCCTTAGGGCTGGGCGCCATCCTGCCGGCAAAAAACAGCACGGGATCGGTCTTTTTTGATGCCTTTGAGTTTATCAAACAGACCTTCAGTTCCCGGGCGGCGGGGTTGGGTCTCAACATCATGGCAGTAGGCGGCTTTGCCCGCTATATGGACCACATTGGTGCCAGCAAAGCGCTGGTTAGGCTCACTATTCGTCCTCTGCTGGCTCTACGGGCGCCTTATCTTGTGATGGCCGCCTCCTGGGTCGTAGGCATGCTACTCGGCCTGTGCATCAACAGCGCATCCGGCCTGGCCATGCTGCTCATGGTAACGCTTTTCCCCGTCCTAGTAAGCCTCGGCGTCAGCCGCCTGTCCGCTACGGCGGTGATTGCCACGACGCTTTGCCTCGATTGGAGCCCCAGCGACACGGGTACGATTTTGTCGGCGCAGACCGCCGGTCTCGATCCGGTGCTGTACTGGACCAATTATCAAATCCCAATCGCTTTAACGGTCATGCCGGTAGTGGCCGGTCTCCATTACTTTACGCAAAAGTGGATGGACAAGCGGGACGGCCATGAGGTAGTGCCCATTGTATTGGACAAGACAAATGCCGACAATGATGAAGAATGTGTTCCCATGATTTACGCTATTTTGCCTACGTTACCTCTGGCACTCATTCTGATTTTCAGCAACCTGTGGATTTCCTGGATCAAGATGGACATCATTAAGGCGATGTTTATCGGCGTGTTTATTGCCATGATCTTCGAATATGTCCGCACGCGCGACGGGAAGAAGGTCCTCGATGGCATTCAGTCCTTCTTTGACGGGCTGGGCATGCAAATGGCCAATGTTATTACCCTTATTGTCGCCGGTGAAACTTTTGCCAAGGGTCTTACTACCATCGGCACTATTGACGCCATCATCAAAGGCGCTCAAACCTCCGGTTTCGGCGCTACCGGCATGATCCTGGTGATGGTCGGCATTATCGCCGGCTGCTCCATCGTCATGGGCTCCGGCAACGCACCTTTCTTCGCGTTTGCTTCGCTGACGCCCACCGTCGCGGCCAAAATGGGGGTTGCTCCCGTTCTGATGCTGCTGCCCATGCATTTTGCCGCCAGCATCGCGCGCAGCGTATCGCCTATTACCGCCGTTATTGTCGTTTCGTCCAGCATGGGCGGTGTCTCGCCGTTTGACTTGGTGAAGCGAACCGCCATTCCTATGGCGGGCGCCATGCTTGTCAACGTTATCGGTACTTTTGTCTATTTCTACCGGTAATTATATGCAATTTTTTTCGACGCCAACATGGCGTCTTTTTTTGTACCACCACTTGCCACTTTCCGCTTACCATTTTCCAGGGTAAATAAAAGAGTTTACAACTGATGAAAATTGGCGATAATTACAAGCAGGACTTTGATACAAATTGTCGGAATTTAAGGCATTAGAGATTAGCCGTTGGCCGAGTCGATTCTTTATAGGACGAGGCGCGGACAGCGGCCTTTAGGGAATGATGGCATGAACGAACAGGACTTGCGGCCGATTGTGGAAACAAGCTATCTTAACCGGGAAAATAGCTGGCGCTACCGGGCGATTCTGCGCTACTGTTTTGTGCAGCATGAACGACTGCATCACTATGTATATCCGGAAGAAATTTACCAGCACCTGAAGGCAAGCCCCTTTTTTGCCGAATATACCGAAGACCAGCTGCAGCAGGACCTAAAGCAGCTGGTCGAGTGGAAGAACCTCATTCCTCGCCAGGAGACGGGGCGGGTACATACGATTGAGGATTTTAAACGGAAAAAGTTTCGCTATCAATGCACGCCCTACACGATTGAAATCGAGCGGATGGTGGCGCGCCTGCAGCAGTTAGGCGACAGTTTCGGCGGGTCGCTGGAGGCAACGCTGTTTGAACGGCTGCTTACTGCCCTTACCAGGCTGCTGGCGGAAGGCCCGTCGCTGCCGCCGGAAGAACTTTTTCGGGCCTGGGATGACCTTTACGGCCATTTTCGTTCCCTGGTCCAGAATGCTTCCGACTACCTTGCCCATCTCAAAAGCGATAAAGTGGAAGAACAGATGCAGACCGAGGCCTTTATCGCCTATAAATCCGCATTTACCCAGTACCTGCAGAATTTTATTCTCGGCATGCAGCGCACGGCCGCCAAAATCGAGGCCGTATTGAAAAAAGCGCCAGCCGATAGGGTGAAGCTCATTGCCGAACGGCTGGCCGAATACCAGCTCAGCATTCCCCGCCTGGACAGCCAGCCCAGCCGGGAAGAATGGGTGACATTGTACCTTGACCAGTATGCCAGTTTGGCCGAGTGGTTTTTGGGGCGGCCCAACCACCCCAGTGAACTCATCACCCTCCAGAACGAAACGACCGATACTATCCGTCGTATTGCCCGCTTTGCCCAGCGGATCAGCGAGCGCCATCAGGCTTTTCGCAGCCGGCGCCATGATTACCTCTATTTGGCGGGGTGGTTTGCCCGCACGGAGGGGTTAGACGAAGCTCACCGGCTGGCGGCGATGTTGTTTGGCGTACCCCATTCGCGTCATTTGTATGCCCAGCCGCGCGCGAGCGACGACTTTGACTTGACGGTTTGGGCCGAACCGCCAACCATAGTAACGACCGCGCCCCGCCTGCCTGGTATGCGGGAACGGAGCCGGCCGGGAGCGCTCATTGACCGCCGCGCCGAAAAAGAGGCGGCGCTGGCCGCGTATATTCGCGCCCAGCACGACCGGGAAAGGCTGATTGACCAGCTTATTGTCGACAACAAAATCGTGCTGGCCGACCTGCCGGAGGTTGACCCGCATGTGCGCAAGACCTTGCTGGCCTGGATTGCCCGCTGCATGCAGCGCGAAGACCGCACCATCCAGACGGAAGCGGGCAGACGCATCCGGCTGGTAACCGCCCCGGGCGGCCACCGGGTAGTTTTGCGCAGTGCTGACGGATGGCTGGAACTGCCCGCGTTTATTATTGAATTCGTCGACGCCCGGCCGGCTATGAAGGCAGGTGAGGCCCGTGGCTGAGATGGAAGAAGTGCGGGAGGCGTTGGCGCTGCTACTAGAGAACTACTGGATTGTTCGGGAAGAAGCCCCGGAGCAGTATAATCTCATTCGCCGGCATGAGGCTCATTTGCGGCGCTATTTTTTGGAAAAATGCGGCTGGCGGTTGATGGCGACACCGCAATTTTACAAGCTGGAAAAAATTCCGGCCCAGCCGGCGTCCTGGATGGGTATTCAAGAGTTTAGCCATCCCCGAGACTACGCGCTTTTGT
This genomic interval carries:
- a CDS encoding bile acid:sodium symporter family protein gives rise to the protein MSMQKRFSRWNEWLARRMFLLVLLALGLGFSVKLPAGPAVKGTVIVLFAYMTFVTSIGVSFRQFFRVLSRPWVPLWVLVLVHVVTPLVAWGAGQLFYPDDAQLRLGYLIGASIPIGVTSIIWTSLTKGNLAVSLVAVTLDTLAAPVLYPLFFKVVAGQALAFDFAGMVLELLGMITIPSLAGMALHDAGGGRFARFAKTAGGCSAKVAFFLVVFINASLVAPAMEWSLTLLKMLLVSLLMVTAAYAVGFLGSFFLRVRSRDIVMAMIYNVGLRNIAFGLVVALTYFPPVVAVPVTLFMLYQQPLATIIPYLFARFDRLCRSE
- a CDS encoding RsmB/NOP family class I SAM-dependent RNA methyltransferase, which codes for MKLPQVFLEKMQDLLGGEFAAFRQSYEQPRAAGLRANSLKVTAANLRELLPFAVEPVPWCPDGFYYDDTAVRPAKHPYFYAGLYYIQEPSAMLPAQMLSAQPGERVLDLCAAPGGKSVQLAGQLARQGLLVANDIHPQRAKALLKNLERCGAVNAVVCNETPDRLARVFTGFFDKILVDAPCSGEGMFRKDPDMVRAWSEQAVTKYAAWQADILRHVPAMLRPGGTVVYSTCTFSPEENEEQIGRFLVGHPDFALEGSERLWPHKVRGEGHFAAKMTRRQTSAGDEPVSALPRRTPLAPAVRQALADFARQVWGHADAWAAWLPEDGTVVERAGHVLWESAALPDLKGLKILRSGWLLGTVEKGRFRPSQALALGLPEPAVANARQRCDFTARDEAGRYAAVRYLRGETVQVDERDWPAGWHLVTVDGFALGWAKGAGGWLKNEYPPGWRWEDGEEG
- a CDS encoding pseudouridine synthase, whose translation is MAGKERQRLDKVLAHLGYGSRREIKKMVKAERVIVNGAVVRDPELHVFPWQDRIEVDGEPIHYREYIYLMMNKPQGVLSATEDAAGKVVVDLLRPEHKAFAPFPVGRLDKDTEGLLLLTNDGQLAHRLLAPKKHVPKRYYARVKGVVTDEDKGAFQAGITLDDGYRTLPAELTILHAGPVSEVELVIYEGKFHQVKRMFAARGKTVTYLKRLAMGALVLDEKLAPGEYRELTADELASLGAVQVS
- a CDS encoding amidohydrolase — protein: MTTPTADLILYNGLFWTGDAACPAATAVAISGDRILAVGDEATVRPYRARRTELINLAGRRALPGFIDNHTHLLMGGLQLLTLDLRGTATRQAFAETIARRARALPPGQWVTGGGWDQEEWPDGKLPDKALLDPYTPNHPVFVTRSDLHMAVANSAALTLAGITRTTTDPAGGQLDRDPATGEPTGILRDAAMELVQRVIPPPEEKEYDAALAAALRHAAALGVTSVQDVTAWKDWHDWNAFCRFHARGLLTLRIYARTPLTSWQQQVALRAEGAPADKWLRLGGVKGFVDGSLGSATAYMFEPYCDAPHTAGLLQDEMYPPGSMQERIGAADRAGLSVSVHAIGDRANHLLLDIFAAVMAANGPRDRRFRIEHAQHLRPEDIKRMAALGVIASVQPAHILDDGGWAERRLGAARCRYTYAFRSLLDAGVTVTFGTDWPVAPLSPFLGIYAAVTRRTKDGQYPDGWVPEQKVTVEEAVRAYTVSGAYAEFAEHEKGSLTPGKLADIVVLSQDILAIPPEAIPATRAVCTIVGGKVVYET
- a CDS encoding polysaccharide deacetylase family protein, with amino-acid sequence MLTRRQFLKLFATTVAVTSALELVMQMPTGSGAANREIPILLYHRVGHTRGHLTVSPERFAADLAELAAAGYRTITLEQFEAFLQDRNVELPDKPLLITFDDGYRDNYEQAFPLLQRYNMQAAFFIITGMIGQPERLSGAQIREMAGAGMSFGSHTVSHRSLGDLPVPEIQQELALSKFDLEDLLGRPVRSIAYPKGSYNYDTIKLAEENGYVAGFTTLHGKSSKKTHPFALRRIPLFSFDGDIWTIMAKRGRAE
- a CDS encoding magnesium transporter CorA family protein produces the protein MLKIYKSNCETLYELSLNSTPVKGAWYNLINPTAEEIDAVAAVTSLPHDVIKAALDEEERSRVEIEDNYVLVITNIPIMRGKDMYDTLPLGIIITADCFITVCLEPNDVLACFNSATAKTFSTFKKTRFLFQILYKSATLYLKYLEQINRRSDDIELQLRQSMQNQEFFQLLELQKGLTYFTASLRSNGIVLEKLLRLRSNTQLQHLIKMYEEDEDLLEDVIIENKQAIEMVEMYGNILSSMMDAFASIISNNLNIVMKFLAAMTILLAIPTVIASFWGMNVDVPFKDSDYGFFYVFLLSTTITGISAFTLWKKGMF
- a CDS encoding DUF3870 domain-containing protein → MGQHETIYIVGNAKAGQNNPITLNYGQFFIAFVVHRETGEILECGASVMLDVTNRFIRQLFVGKSMETSPFEVQKELEARYFGSSQKAILTAFKDAQRKFNLYKQGEKVDLQGI
- a CDS encoding dipeptide epimerase: MKITAIKVGKVRIPLKKPFKTALRTVYAAEDIVVKVITDEGVIGFGSAAPTAVITGDTQGAIVAAIWDCIAPKIIGMEADRLEELMAALDGAAVHNTSAKAAVDIALYDLFGKIHGLPVYKLFGGYRREVTTDLTISVNSPEEMVQDALEAVAAGYSELKIKVGTDAELDIRRVKAVRQAVGPAVKIRLDANQGWKPKEAVRTIRRMEDLGLAIELVEQPVAAQDLEGLKFVTDHVETDILADEAVSGPADAFRILAMRAADLINIKLMKAGGLHNALKICHLAETMGVECMMGCMLESKIGITAAASFAAAKKNITRADLDAAVLLAEDPVLGGVAFDQNRILLPEAPGFGVEDVKGWQEI